In Microbulbifer agarilyticus, the DNA window GGATGTGCCCGCGGTGGTAGCCGAAGATGTGGAAGAGGCTGGCTTCTTCAAGCGCGTATGGGATTCCATCAAGCGCTTTGTCATGTCGTTCTTCAAGTAAAATCCTGATATGGCCCGGCGAATCTCGTCGCCGGGCTGCTTGAAGGTCCTCCCAAAGCAGTTTCGTCTGCAATCTTTCCTCCCTGTCCAGTGCCCCATCGGCACTGTATAATTCCCGCCCGGCCGCAATCCTCGCCGGGCAGATACCGGCAAATCCACCATCTGACCTGCGGCCATGTGAGCGTGGTATGACCCAGGATTCAGAGCAGCAGCCTCCTAAAATCGAATTTCCGTGCGAAGACTATATGGTCAAAGTGGTGCGAGACGCCGACGACCAGGTGCACGATTTTGTAATGGGTGTGATGCGCCGGCACGCGCCGGGCTTCGATGAAAGCAAGTTGAAGCACAAGCCCAGCCGCAACGGCAAATTTAACTCAGTGACCTTCTACATCCTCGCCACCGGCGAGCCGCAACTGAAAGCACTGTTCGAAGAACTGAAGGCCCACCCGGGCGTGCATATGGTGCTGTGATGGCAGGTTCGAAGCCAGTCATCTGCAACCTGGGCCGGCGCGACTACGAAAGCGTATGGCGCGCCATGGCCCATTACACCGACACCCGCGGCAACGACGCCGTAGACCAGATCTGGTGTGTCGAACATCCTCCCGTATTTACCCAGGGACAGGCCGGCAAGGCCGAGCACCTGCTCAATACCGGTGATATCCCGGTGGTGCAGGTAGATCGCGGCGGCCAGGTGACCTACCACGGTCCCGGCCAATTGGTGGTGTATCCACTGCTGGATCTGCGTCGCAGCAAAATTGGTGTGCGCGATCTGGTGACAGCGCTGGAAGAGGCGACCGTGGCCATGTTGGCGCAATACGGCATCAGTGCCTCGCCCCGTGCCGATGCTCCGGGTGTTTACCTGACCGAGGGCCCGCGCGCGGGTAACAAGATTGCGTCCATTGGCCTGCGTGTGCGCCGTGGGTGCAGTTTCCACGGTATTGCCATCAATATCGATATGGATCTCGGCCCTTTCTTGCGCATCAATCCGTGCGGTTACGCCGGTATGCAGATGGTGCAGATGGCCGAAGTGATTCAACCCACACCCGCGTGGCAGGATGTCGCGGAAAAATTTGTTGCAGCGCTGCAGCAAAAGCTGGGACTGCCGGAAGCCAGCTGGCATCCGCTGGATGAAAACGTATTTGAGGTAGCTGCACAGGCGCAGGCTGCCGAACCAGGAACAAGTAATGTCTGAACGATTTGACGCCGACCAGTCTGAAGTGAAGGCGACTGAAGTAACGCCCGCTGAGGTAAACCCGAGCGAAACCGCTAAACCAGATCTCGTGCCGGTAAAACGCACCCGCCGTTTGCAGCAGGGTGAAAAGCTGCGCGATGGGGAAAAGGTTGAGCGGATTCCGGTGAAGGTGATCGCCAGCGACCAGACCCTGCGCAAGCCAGACTGGATTCGCGTCAAGGTGCCATCGGTAAAGGCCTCCAAGGAAGTGGAGCGCATCAAGAGCATCCTGCGCTCGCAGAAACTGGCCACCGTGTGTGAAGAAGCCAGCTGCCCGAACCTGGGCGAATGCTTCAGCGGTGGTACCGCCACGTTCATGATCATGGGTGAAATCTGTACCCGTCGCTGTCCCTTCTGCGATGTGGGCCACGGCAAGCCCAATCCGCTGGATCCAGACGAGCCGCAGCAACTTGCTGAAGCCATTGCGGCCATGAGCCTGCGCTACGTGGTCATTACCTCCGTAGACCGCGACGACCTGCGCGACGGTGGTGCCGAACACTTTGCCGAATGTATCAAGCAGTCCCGCGCGCTATCTCCCAACCTGCAGGTGGAAATCCTTACCCCGGACTTCCGCGGCCGTATGGACGTGGCACTGGATATCCTGGAAGCCGAGGCGCCAGACGTGTTCAACCACAACCTGGAAACCGTGCCGCGCCTATACCGTGAATCCCGCCCGGGGGCCAACTACAAGTGGTCTCTGAAATTGCTGCAGGAATATAAAAAACGTCGCCCGGACGTCCTGACCAAGTCCGGTCTGATGGTGGGCCTGGGTGAAACCAAGGAAGAGATTTTTGAAGTACTGGACGATATGCGTGCCCACGATATCGACATGCTGACTATCGGCCAGTATCTGCAGCCGAGTAAGGAGCATTTGCCGGTACAGCGTTACGTGCACCCGGACGAGTTCGAAGAGTACCGCGTGTATGCGGAAAAAATTGGCTTCAAGCACGCCGCTTGTGGACCGATGGTGCGCTCTTCTTACCACGCCGACAAGCAGGCCCACGGCGAAGAAGTTAAGTAGTGCTACGTTAGCAGTGGGTGAGGGGAGAGACCCGCTGCTGCTAGTTCCCCGATCGCGAGTATGGATGCATGGACAAGTCGGATTTCAAGTTTGATCGTGTGAGCAAACGGATCATCCAGGAGCTTCAGAAAAATGCGCGTATCAGCAACCGGGACCTGGCGGAAAAGGTCAACCTTTCACCGAGCGCCTGCCTGAAGCGCACCAAAAAGCTGGAAGAGCAGGGGTACATCCGGCACTACACCGTTGAACTGGATCTTAACCGCGTCTGCACCAGCGTAATGGCCATGGCGCAATTGGCTATCGGCGACAACCGCGGGCGCGCAGCGGAAGTGAATATTGAAGCCGCTATTCGCAAGCTGCCCCAAGCGGTAGAGTGCTTTAAAACCAGTGGCGAGTATCAGTATCTCGTACACTTTATTTGCCGCGATCTCGAAGAGTACAACGAGATCAGTAACCGCCTGCTAGAACAGGACCTGGGTATCTCCAGGATTTCCAGTAATTTCGTCCTCTCCACTCCCAAGCCATTTCAGTCCTACCCCCTCGGCGAACTGGAGTGGTTAAACGATATGGACGAGCGCGGTAGTTAGCGCCCGCGCTGCCTCTTCGCTACCTCTCCGAGTTTTACCAGTACTACATATGTCAGTGCCGATGTAATTAGTGCATCGAATGCGGGGATTTGTGTAAGTAGCACTTTTTCCTGGCTGGTAAGAAACGCCACACCCATGCCGGCGAGCCACGCCAGCATCGCCGGCCAAGAGAATCTGGTCGGCCCCTCAATTTGCGATCCTTTTTCTCCAACTAATCGTTCACTTTTCACTTCCAGAATATAGTGTGCGGTATAGATCGCGCCGACCGGCATAAAGATAATTCCGAGCGAAAAAATAAAGTCGATAAAATGATCGGAAATTCCCGCGAAGGCGACGGCGGTTCCGGCAATACCGGAAAAGATTACGATCTGCCACTCTTTAAAGCGCGGCACTATCGCAGCAATACTCAGCCCACAGCCATACAGGTTTACCGCATTGGTAATCGTGCTGGAAAAAATCACGAATACCAGTGCCAAGATACCAAGGCCGGCCGCCTGTAGCATGGCGAGCACATCAGTCTCCGATAGCCACACCGCGGTAGCTGCGCTGATGCAGTACACAAGCGTGGCACTGCCGAGAAATGGCAGGAAAGAAGCGATCGCAGCATCCTTGGTGGATCTGCCGTAGCGCGTGAGGTCCGGCATCACCAGCGCGGAAACGATAAAACTCCCCACGACCGCGGAAACGGCTTCGCCGAGCCCCATACTGGCCGTGCCGCTGGCTAAGAAAATGTCTGTCAGGCTTGCCTGGTCCACGAGTTTGTACAGCAACACACACAGGACGAGCAGCTGTATGGGCACGATGATGGCGGCGAGTTTCTGGATCGACTTGAATCCGAAGATGGCCGATGCGGTCATTAATACACCCCCGCAAACCGGGGTCAGCCATTGGGGCAGGCTGATGTCGCTAATGTCAGCCAGCAGGTACTCCATCGCGGAGCTGAACAGCACAATGTTCACCCCAAACCAGCCAAACATGGACAGGGCAATGCACAAATTGACGATATTCGCCCCGCGGCTGCCGAACGAATCTCTGATCAGCATATAGGAGCTGACACGCTTGCGGACACCCACAATTCCTGTGGCGAAGCCCACAAGGGACAGCGCCAGGCCGCCCAGCAAGAATGCCCACAAAGCGGTCACCATACCCGCTTCTGCGACCACAACAACCCCGGTCATCACACCGGGCAGGGAGAAGGCGAGGGCAGAGTTAACCTCGGAGATCTTGCCTCCGCTGACGCTGATATACGCGGGAACCGGCTCGGTCGCGTAATCCTGAAGCAACTGCTCCAGATCGGTGTTGGGTTGATTGTGCATACGTCGACTACCTTTTCGCCCAGCTTACCCATCTGCTTGTAGAGCCCGATAAGTAGTACTCTGGATTGGCACTTGGCCATTCTTATCATTCAGCCCTAACTATACCTCCAATACCCGGAAACAATGTTTCCCCGAGAGTGGGTAGATGTTCATAAAGTTTCGTCTCGGGTGGTGCCGTCGCGCAAAGGTTTCCCGCCCTGCATGGTAATTTTTTGAGCAGGGTTCGGGGGCAGCTGGTACACGCTCTCCGTCGCTAGATTTCGAATAACGATTAAGGAGCGGAAGATGCCAGAAGGCAAAAAATGGCTGCGGATGTTCAGCTTGTCCATTCTCGGGGCGGCCATCGCGGCCGAAAGCTACGCGGACTACACCATTGAGGAAGTCCAGGTTACTGCGCGCAAGCGTGCCGAAAGCCTGCAGGAAGTGCCGGATTCCATCACTGTGCTGAGTGCTGCACAGATCGAGTCCGCCGGCATCCGGGATTTGAAGGGCGTTGCAGCGCTGACGCCAAACCTGAGCATGGACGACAACTACCGCCCGGGTACTGCACGTATTTCCATCCGGGGCATGATCACCCCACAGGTCGGCGACGCCCCGCTCGCATACGTCGTTGATGGCGTTACTGCCCCAAGCATGGACTTCATTAACCAGGATCTGCACGCGGTCGAGCGCATCGAAGTGATCAAGGGGCCCCAGGGCGCGCTCTATGGTAAGGGGGCTGTGGGTGGAGCGATCAACATCGTCACCCGGGAACCTACCAATGAAACCGAAGGCTCATTCGTGGTTGGCGCAGGCAATGGCGAGAGCGTCAATGCCGAGGGCTTCCTGTCCGGTGCGCTGGTTGAAGACTCACTGTATTACCGCGTGGGCGCCAAACACTCCGATAGTGCGGGCTTTATTGAAAATGAAGTGACCGGGCAAATGGTGGATGCCCGCAAAGTCTCCACGGTATCCGGCCTGCTCTCCTACCAGCTGAGCGATCAGGGCAAAGTAGACCTGCGCGCGCGCTACTCCGACAATCAGGCCGGGGTGGGTTATTACAGCGTGGTTGATTCCCCGTACGCGATCGGAGACGACGTTTGGTCCCGCCAGTCGTCCAATATTCTGGGCGGCAGTAACCGCGAGCTACTGGAATTGTCTGGCAAGTTTGAATGGTCTGCAGACTACGGCGATTTGTTGTTTGTCGCGGGCTACAGTGAAGTAGACGACCTGTCTTTTTCCGACTCGGATTACACCGGAATGCCGAGTGACTTCGACCTGCTGTTCGCCGGTGCGCAGGAAACCCAATACGGTGTAAAAGCCTATACTTCTGAACTGCGTTTCACCGCGCCTGCTGATCACGCAGTGCAGTGGCAGGCCGGTGCTTACTATCAATTGCGAGAAGTCGAATCCACGCTGCATTTGTGGGATGACTTTGACGGTGTAGGTGTACGTACACGGGATAGCTTCGATATTCCCAACGATGAATTTATCGGTAGTAACCTCGACCCGGATTTTTTCACCGAATATCTGTATTCCATCGTAGATTCCAACACCAGCGATGCATGGGCAATTTTTGGCCAGGCGGCGTACGACTTGACCGATACACTGACGGTCTCTGCCGCACTGCGTTACGACATGGATAAACGGGAATCCTACGATTGGCGCGATGTAG includes these proteins:
- a CDS encoding YbeD family protein produces the protein MTQDSEQQPPKIEFPCEDYMVKVVRDADDQVHDFVMGVMRRHAPGFDESKLKHKPSRNGKFNSVTFYILATGEPQLKALFEELKAHPGVHMVL
- a CDS encoding Lrp/AsnC family transcriptional regulator — translated: MDKSDFKFDRVSKRIIQELQKNARISNRDLAEKVNLSPSACLKRTKKLEEQGYIRHYTVELDLNRVCTSVMAMAQLAIGDNRGRAAEVNIEAAIRKLPQAVECFKTSGEYQYLVHFICRDLEEYNEISNRLLEQDLGISRISSNFVLSTPKPFQSYPLGELEWLNDMDERGS
- a CDS encoding purine-cytosine permease family protein produces the protein MHNQPNTDLEQLLQDYATEPVPAYISVSGGKISEVNSALAFSLPGVMTGVVVVAEAGMVTALWAFLLGGLALSLVGFATGIVGVRKRVSSYMLIRDSFGSRGANIVNLCIALSMFGWFGVNIVLFSSAMEYLLADISDISLPQWLTPVCGGVLMTASAIFGFKSIQKLAAIIVPIQLLVLCVLLYKLVDQASLTDIFLASGTASMGLGEAVSAVVGSFIVSALVMPDLTRYGRSTKDAAIASFLPFLGSATLVYCISAATAVWLSETDVLAMLQAAGLGILALVFVIFSSTITNAVNLYGCGLSIAAIVPRFKEWQIVIFSGIAGTAVAFAGISDHFIDFIFSLGIIFMPVGAIYTAHYILEVKSERLVGEKGSQIEGPTRFSWPAMLAWLAGMGVAFLTSQEKVLLTQIPAFDALITSALTYVVLVKLGEVAKRQRGR
- a CDS encoding TonB-dependent receptor, which encodes MPEGKKWLRMFSLSILGAAIAAESYADYTIEEVQVTARKRAESLQEVPDSITVLSAAQIESAGIRDLKGVAALTPNLSMDDNYRPGTARISIRGMITPQVGDAPLAYVVDGVTAPSMDFINQDLHAVERIEVIKGPQGALYGKGAVGGAINIVTREPTNETEGSFVVGAGNGESVNAEGFLSGALVEDSLYYRVGAKHSDSAGFIENEVTGQMVDARKVSTVSGLLSYQLSDQGKVDLRARYSDNQAGVGYYSVVDSPYAIGDDVWSRQSSNILGGSNRELLELSGKFEWSADYGDLLFVAGYSEVDDLSFSDSDYTGMPSDFDLLFAGAQETQYGVKAYTSELRFTAPADHAVQWQAGAYYQLREVESTLHLWDDFDGVGVRTRDSFDIPNDEFIGSNLDPDFFTEYLYSIVDSNTSDAWAIFGQAAYDLTDTLTVSAALRYDMDKRESYDWRDVEGTFAKRDFSELQPKFQLSYDLSEDVLTYVSVSRGFRSGGFNEPHPDVERVFDQEISDNFEIGFKSDFLDQKLVLNGAAFHVNTQNTQYTQFNVETFTLENLSIDRSISQGLEADFQYLVSSSLRLHGGVGMVKSEIDQYAANPDLEGNRVPGVYRSNINLGAEYVRALQSGSELEFRVDYLRNGPIAWDLENSLETGATNIVNVRASYIFDQSRITLFAENVTDEATISDAFVLDYGYGRQPGRPRYYGVQFGYSF
- the lipB gene encoding lipoyl(octanoyl) transferase LipB codes for the protein MAGSKPVICNLGRRDYESVWRAMAHYTDTRGNDAVDQIWCVEHPPVFTQGQAGKAEHLLNTGDIPVVQVDRGGQVTYHGPGQLVVYPLLDLRRSKIGVRDLVTALEEATVAMLAQYGISASPRADAPGVYLTEGPRAGNKIASIGLRVRRGCSFHGIAINIDMDLGPFLRINPCGYAGMQMVQMAEVIQPTPAWQDVAEKFVAALQQKLGLPEASWHPLDENVFEVAAQAQAAEPGTSNV
- the lipA gene encoding lipoyl synthase, with product MSERFDADQSEVKATEVTPAEVNPSETAKPDLVPVKRTRRLQQGEKLRDGEKVERIPVKVIASDQTLRKPDWIRVKVPSVKASKEVERIKSILRSQKLATVCEEASCPNLGECFSGGTATFMIMGEICTRRCPFCDVGHGKPNPLDPDEPQQLAEAIAAMSLRYVVITSVDRDDLRDGGAEHFAECIKQSRALSPNLQVEILTPDFRGRMDVALDILEAEAPDVFNHNLETVPRLYRESRPGANYKWSLKLLQEYKKRRPDVLTKSGLMVGLGETKEEIFEVLDDMRAHDIDMLTIGQYLQPSKEHLPVQRYVHPDEFEEYRVYAEKIGFKHAACGPMVRSSYHADKQAHGEEVK